A genome region from Musa acuminata AAA Group cultivar baxijiao chromosome BXJ3-5, Cavendish_Baxijiao_AAA, whole genome shotgun sequence includes the following:
- the LOC103985233 gene encoding uncharacterized protein LOC103985233 isoform X1 gives MGSAREAKVQRREESKPNPCPTRWAAVGTVEAPEAGPSAVTVDGAGEDQCLRRSDALSREEVLRRRSRRVRQLARCYRRQYWALMEEVRVKHRNYYWEYGVCPFEVDDGGGADGRGRGADGNKENGRAGARDGEGGGGKGGERKRCAFAGCKSKAMPMTRFCHPHILADREQTLYKACSYVTKSCGQSGPVTCGKPVLRATVPSLCHVHSQKAQRSILQALKRAGLNLVSSSRPAPKFSVLLAECVNQIQARRKELDAAVNDVDYIDEEVC, from the exons ATGGGCTCCGCGAGAGAGGCCAAAGTGCAGAGGAGGGAGGAGTCAAAGCCTAACCCTTGCCCGACCCGTTGGGCGGCCGTCGGCACGGTGGAGGCCCCGGAAGCTGGCCCCTCCGCCGTCACCGTCGACGGCGCCGGCGAGGACCAGTGCCTCCGCCGATCGGACGCGCTCTCCCGGGAGGAAGTCCTCCGCCGCCGCTCCCGCCGGGTGAGGCAGCTCGCTCGGTGCTACCGTCGACAGTACTGGGCCCTGATGGAGGAGGTCCGGGTGAAGCATCGAAACTACTACTGGGAGTACGGGGTCTGCCCCTTCGAGGTGGACGATGGCGGTGGTGCTGATGGGAGGGGGCGGGGGGCGGACGGGAACAAGGAGAACGGGAGGGCGGGGGCCCGGGATGGGGAGGGTGGTGGAGGGAAGGGGGGGGAGAGGAAGCGGTGCGCGTTTGCAGGGTGTAAGTCTAAGGCGATGCCCATGACGAGGTTTTGCCATCCACACATATTGGCGGACAGGGAGCAGACGCTATACAAGGCGTGCAGTTATGTGACAAAGAG CTGTGGGCAAAGTGGTCCAGTTACATGTGGGAAGCCAGTTTTGAGAGCAACTGTACCTTCTCTCTGCCATGTCCACTCTCAGAAGGCGCAAAGAAGCATTTTGCAAGCCTTGAAAAGAGCTGGACTGAATTTAGTCTCTTCCAGCAGGCCTGCCCCTAAATTTAGTGTTTTACTTGCTGAATGTGTTAATCAGATTCAAGCCAGAAGAAAAGAGTTGGATGCGGCTGTGAATGATGTTGATTATATTGATGAGGAAGTTTGTTGA
- the LOC103985233 gene encoding uncharacterized protein LOC103985233 isoform X2, giving the protein MGSAREAKVQRREESKPNPCPTRWAAVGTVEAPEAGPSAVTVDGAGEDQCLRRSDALSREEVLRRRSRRVRQLARCYRRQYWALMEEVRVKHRNYYWEYGVCPFEVDDGGGADGRGRGADGNKENGRAGARDGEGGGGKGGERKRCAFAGCKSKAMPMTRFCHPHILADREQTLYKACSYVTKRLVMGARYEDRWSWI; this is encoded by the exons ATGGGCTCCGCGAGAGAGGCCAAAGTGCAGAGGAGGGAGGAGTCAAAGCCTAACCCTTGCCCGACCCGTTGGGCGGCCGTCGGCACGGTGGAGGCCCCGGAAGCTGGCCCCTCCGCCGTCACCGTCGACGGCGCCGGCGAGGACCAGTGCCTCCGCCGATCGGACGCGCTCTCCCGGGAGGAAGTCCTCCGCCGCCGCTCCCGCCGGGTGAGGCAGCTCGCTCGGTGCTACCGTCGACAGTACTGGGCCCTGATGGAGGAGGTCCGGGTGAAGCATCGAAACTACTACTGGGAGTACGGGGTCTGCCCCTTCGAGGTGGACGATGGCGGTGGTGCTGATGGGAGGGGGCGGGGGGCGGACGGGAACAAGGAGAACGGGAGGGCGGGGGCCCGGGATGGGGAGGGTGGTGGAGGGAAGGGGGGGGAGAGGAAGCGGTGCGCGTTTGCAGGGTGTAAGTCTAAGGCGATGCCCATGACGAGGTTTTGCCATCCACACATATTGGCGGACAGGGAGCAGACGCTATACAAGGCGTGCAGTTATGTGACAAAGAG GCTTGTCATGGGAGCAAGATATGAAGATAGATGGTCTTGGATATAA